A portion of the Paenibacillus marchantiae genome contains these proteins:
- a CDS encoding type 2 periplasmic-binding domain-containing protein: protein MKKKGWLCVTALLAMLIPVGMISILSGCDLPLGQKTTTDKQEADSASPNPRYHISWTMHQNYPVPEDAEMLKYVEDKFDVDLDVWNLENNKYESLLDMKLAQGAIPDLFRIRQPQDLLKYQQQGVLAEIPVDMLNTYAPNLMRIIRENAPAYENAGRIDGAYYGIPVINPTNIYRTPVVFRQDWLDKLGLSVPQTLADFEKVIYAFTNDDPDGNGIKDTYGLSSEGMNVVFGAFGQIVFADQLYFSMKDGEQVIGALQPEMKEALQYLRKWYRDGVIDPEFITGENKGSYKHLSHAFINGRIGMTSMGNYYHWIQDGDYLDWSYGSNGHAVETPVQSNFNVKELTAKNPEARVVFGRPITGPYGQRGSKGYDMLMSFTAIGADAAKEPGKLATILRILDDVSANPDPNEAATLAFGVKGKHWTWTDTFPQNTVILPPYDKMFSYQNGIGANLGMTVPLKQTGRREQWASTLGLDQDGIYNSLEVSTPSLAKNGAELIKLKNKAYISFITGARPLSEFDNFVEEFMAAGGAEVLSEANE from the coding sequence ATGAAAAAAAAGGGATGGCTGTGCGTTACAGCGCTTCTCGCAATGCTGATTCCGGTAGGCATGATCAGTATCCTCAGCGGCTGCGATCTGCCACTCGGGCAGAAGACCACAACGGATAAGCAAGAAGCCGATTCGGCTTCCCCCAATCCGCGCTACCACATTTCATGGACGATGCATCAAAACTATCCGGTGCCGGAGGATGCGGAAATGCTCAAGTACGTGGAGGACAAATTCGATGTGGATCTCGATGTGTGGAATCTTGAAAATAACAAATATGAATCCCTTCTCGACATGAAGCTGGCCCAGGGTGCCATTCCCGATCTGTTCCGTATCCGCCAGCCGCAGGACCTGCTGAAGTACCAGCAGCAAGGCGTACTGGCCGAAATTCCTGTTGATATGCTCAACACATACGCCCCAAACTTGATGCGGATCATCCGGGAAAATGCGCCTGCTTACGAAAATGCCGGAAGGATTGACGGAGCCTATTATGGTATTCCCGTCATTAATCCGACCAACATCTATCGCACCCCGGTCGTTTTCCGGCAGGACTGGCTGGACAAGCTCGGCCTGTCGGTGCCGCAAACGCTGGCTGATTTTGAGAAGGTAATCTATGCCTTCACCAACGATGATCCTGACGGCAATGGGATCAAGGATACCTATGGCCTGTCCAGCGAAGGCATGAACGTTGTATTTGGCGCCTTTGGGCAAATTGTTTTCGCGGATCAGCTCTACTTCAGCATGAAGGATGGAGAGCAGGTCATTGGTGCCCTTCAGCCCGAAATGAAAGAAGCACTGCAATATTTACGCAAATGGTACCGGGACGGCGTGATCGATCCTGAGTTTATTACTGGGGAAAATAAGGGCAGCTATAAACACCTGTCCCACGCCTTTATTAACGGCAGGATCGGAATGACCTCGATGGGCAATTATTATCACTGGATTCAGGATGGTGATTACCTGGACTGGAGTTATGGCTCGAATGGACATGCCGTAGAGACTCCGGTGCAATCAAACTTTAACGTGAAGGAGCTGACCGCCAAGAACCCGGAGGCCCGGGTGGTGTTCGGCAGACCTATTACCGGACCATACGGGCAGCGCGGCTCCAAGGGATACGATATGTTAATGAGCTTCACAGCCATCGGCGCCGACGCTGCTAAGGAACCGGGCAAGCTTGCGACGATCCTTCGAATTCTGGATGATGTCAGCGCAAACCCTGATCCGAACGAGGCAGCTACCCTGGCCTTCGGCGTGAAAGGCAAGCACTGGACTTGGACTGATACGTTTCCGCAGAACACGGTCATTCTTCCTCCGTACGATAAGATGTTCAGTTATCAGAACGGAATTGGCGCCAATCTGGGCATGACCGTGCCCCTGAAGCAGACCGGACGGCGAGAGCAATGGGCTTCGACCCTCGGCCTGGACCAGGACGGCATTTACAACTCACTTGAGGTATCAACCCCCTCCCTTGCCAAAAACGGAGCAGAGCTGATCAAGCTGAAGAACAAGGCCTACATCTCCTTCATTACAGGCGCGAGACCGCTGAGCGAATTTGATAATTTCGTGGAGGAGTTCATGGCCGCAGGCGGGGCGGAAGTACTAAGCGAAGCGAATGAGTGA
- a CDS encoding TerD family protein has protein sequence MNNTIYLRRAKKLMIEQEQGEKQLPKVYLATALKNIETLGYTFSDELMQAVRTLSKEQFEALMAQVVADLRIMVGAHVDYKPMYPGFPAQVMEEDEVELYLNAILHYLTLVYPIREPLERVPLLDKINLKVIGLGNKADFQTLIRQLIEANGSISETDKADIDTVLEHTEPDEVDALLPSEIPFKENVGFVVASLLTYEKANIDRIGPYFRTATDVLRLAVAWSGGDVSLALASPFRKFKRRERRLLLGLLEQCGSITEDMLRYKDRWIRLGEILHPSEYKLRYPRCEEAFDILRNNKPFTTFNGSVELAFQYHNVWSLIELLKQRPGEFARRLDHMLRSTTDKEYVLLAFGEILEQISTPVLLQVKQHFARRNEPQDLRVFFPKGNVAKAFAIPNQLPEMDDDICHEVVQMCEQALVQRFAALPSLGKTYVDPQLHDYLVPFSQRSASKALHTIVRGSRVPMAEGDTIRFFNWWKEGNVNGQATGRVDIDLSAVMYDENWNYVEHISYTNLRSSNYKAVHSGDIVTAPHGASEFIDLHIPSIVDYGGRYVVASLLSFTSHPYCDLPECFVGWMMRKKPGSGEIFEPSTVANKIDITADTQIAIPVIMDLVERTVIWTDLALTRHPEYYNNVEGNQKGMVLMGKALTTLRKPDLYDLFTLHAKARGELVDTMDQADTIYSVEQGITPFDIEQIMAEYLT, from the coding sequence ATGAACAATACCATCTATTTGCGCAGAGCGAAGAAACTCATGATCGAGCAAGAACAAGGGGAGAAACAGCTGCCGAAAGTTTATTTGGCGACTGCCCTTAAAAATATAGAAACGCTTGGATACACCTTCTCGGATGAGTTGATGCAGGCCGTGCGAACATTATCCAAGGAACAATTTGAAGCATTGATGGCCCAGGTTGTGGCTGATCTGAGAATCATGGTCGGTGCACATGTGGACTACAAACCGATGTACCCTGGATTCCCGGCGCAGGTGATGGAGGAAGATGAGGTGGAACTCTACCTGAATGCTATCCTTCATTATCTGACCTTGGTATATCCGATTCGTGAACCGCTGGAAAGGGTACCTTTGCTGGATAAAATAAACCTGAAAGTCATTGGCCTCGGCAACAAGGCTGACTTCCAGACGCTCATCCGCCAACTGATCGAAGCCAACGGCTCCATCTCGGAGACGGACAAAGCAGATATCGATACGGTGCTGGAACATACGGAACCGGATGAAGTAGATGCGCTGTTGCCATCTGAGATTCCTTTTAAGGAAAATGTGGGGTTCGTAGTAGCTTCGTTATTAACGTATGAAAAGGCCAATATCGACCGAATCGGCCCGTATTTCAGAACGGCAACCGATGTGCTTCGTCTCGCTGTGGCTTGGTCGGGTGGGGATGTCAGCTTGGCTCTAGCTTCGCCTTTCCGTAAATTCAAGCGGCGTGAGAGACGCCTGTTGCTCGGTTTGCTGGAGCAATGCGGTTCAATTACGGAAGACATGCTTCGATATAAGGATCGCTGGATTCGTCTGGGCGAAATTCTGCATCCATCTGAATATAAGCTGCGGTACCCGCGATGCGAGGAAGCTTTTGATATTTTGCGTAATAACAAGCCGTTTACGACCTTTAACGGAAGTGTGGAGCTGGCCTTTCAATACCATAATGTGTGGAGTTTGATTGAGCTGTTGAAGCAGCGCCCTGGTGAATTTGCGAGAAGATTGGATCACATGTTGCGCTCTACAACGGATAAGGAATATGTATTGCTGGCGTTCGGAGAAATTCTGGAGCAAATATCGACCCCGGTTTTGTTGCAGGTAAAGCAGCATTTTGCCCGGCGTAATGAACCGCAGGATCTGCGTGTATTTTTCCCGAAAGGCAATGTAGCGAAGGCTTTCGCCATTCCGAATCAGCTTCCCGAGATGGATGATGACATATGTCACGAAGTTGTGCAAATGTGTGAACAGGCGCTGGTGCAGCGTTTCGCCGCCCTTCCTTCACTTGGGAAGACATATGTCGACCCACAGCTCCATGATTATCTGGTTCCCTTTTCGCAAAGATCGGCGAGCAAAGCCCTTCATACGATTGTTCGGGGAAGCCGGGTGCCGATGGCCGAGGGAGATACGATTCGTTTCTTCAACTGGTGGAAGGAAGGGAACGTGAATGGTCAAGCAACGGGGCGCGTGGATATCGATCTGTCTGCGGTGATGTACGATGAGAACTGGAACTATGTAGAGCACATCTCCTATACGAATCTGCGTTCATCCAACTACAAGGCTGTTCACAGCGGTGATATCGTGACAGCGCCTCATGGTGCGAGCGAGTTCATTGACCTGCATATTCCGTCAATTGTTGATTATGGTGGACGTTATGTGGTGGCGAGTCTGCTTTCCTTTACGAGTCATCCATATTGCGATTTGCCGGAATGCTTTGTGGGCTGGATGATGCGGAAGAAGCCGGGTTCTGGTGAGATCTTCGAGCCGTCTACGGTGGCAAACAAAATTGATATCACAGCAGATACGCAGATCGCGATTCCCGTCATTATGGATTTGGTGGAGCGTACGGTAATCTGGACGGATCTGGCGCTGACTAGGCACCCGGAATATTACAATAATGTGGAGGGTAATCAAAAAGGGATGGTCCTGATGGGCAAAGCCCTGACCACGCTACGCAAACCGGACCTATACGACTTGTTCACGCTCCATGCCAAGGCCAGGGGTGAACTGGTGGACACGATGGATCAGGCCGATACAATCTATTCGGTGGAGCAAGGAATTACCCCATTTGATATCGAGCAGATTATGGCGGAATATTTGACTTAA
- a CDS encoding malate:quinone oxidoreductase, whose product MSQGQTSTDVILIGAGIMSATLGTLLKQLAPDWNIKVFEKLASAGEESSNEWNNAGTGHSALCELNYTVERPDGSVDISKAIKVNEHFQISRQFWSYLVKSNLIRNPRDFIMPLPHLSYVHGEQNVLFLKRRFEALSKHPLFVGMEFSDNKKKLAEWIPLMMKNRTGNEPIAATKIDSGTDVNFGALTRMLMEHLKSQNVDIHYQHSVKNMKRTSNGSWELTVKDLGSGAVKRHTAKFVFIGAGGGSLHLLQKSGIPEGKHIGGFPVSGIFMVCKNPKVVEQHHAKVYGKASVGAPPMSVPHLDTRFIENQKSLLFGPFAGFSPKFLKTGSNADLITSVKLHNLLTMLAAGVKEISLTKYLIQQLMLSKEQRMAELRDFVPDAKSEDWDMVLAGQRVQVIKDTAQGGKGTLQFGTEVVTAADGSIAALLGASPGASTAVHVMLEILQKCFPQHMDAWEPKIKEMVPSYGESLVDNLSLLNQVHASTARVLGLTAEKSVVRM is encoded by the coding sequence ATGAGCCAGGGACAAACGAGTACAGATGTTATCTTGATTGGTGCCGGAATTATGAGTGCAACTTTGGGAACTTTGCTTAAACAATTGGCACCAGACTGGAATATTAAGGTTTTTGAGAAGCTCGCCAGTGCGGGGGAGGAAAGCTCCAACGAATGGAATAATGCCGGAACCGGGCATTCAGCATTGTGCGAACTTAACTATACCGTTGAACGACCAGACGGATCCGTAGATATTAGCAAAGCGATTAAGGTGAATGAGCATTTTCAAATCTCAAGGCAATTTTGGTCCTATCTCGTCAAAAGCAATCTGATTCGTAATCCACGGGACTTCATTATGCCGCTTCCTCATTTGAGTTATGTACATGGAGAGCAGAATGTCCTGTTTCTAAAAAGACGCTTTGAAGCGTTATCGAAACATCCGTTATTCGTTGGCATGGAATTCTCGGATAATAAGAAAAAACTGGCGGAATGGATTCCGCTGATGATGAAAAACCGCACGGGCAATGAACCGATTGCAGCCACCAAAATTGACTCCGGTACGGACGTTAACTTTGGTGCTTTAACGCGTATGCTAATGGAACACTTAAAGAGCCAAAACGTGGATATCCACTACCAACATAGCGTGAAGAATATGAAACGCACAAGCAATGGATCTTGGGAATTAACAGTGAAAGATCTGGGCAGTGGTGCAGTCAAGCGCCATACGGCGAAATTTGTGTTTATCGGGGCAGGGGGCGGCAGCTTACATTTGTTGCAAAAATCCGGCATTCCTGAAGGTAAACATATTGGCGGTTTCCCGGTTAGCGGCATCTTTATGGTGTGCAAAAATCCGAAAGTCGTGGAACAGCATCATGCCAAAGTATATGGAAAAGCTTCGGTGGGTGCTCCGCCAATGTCTGTTCCGCATTTGGATACCCGATTTATTGAGAATCAGAAGTCGCTGCTATTTGGACCGTTTGCCGGGTTCTCGCCAAAATTCTTAAAAACAGGCTCCAATGCCGATCTGATTACGTCCGTGAAGCTGCACAATTTGCTCACGATGCTCGCGGCAGGCGTCAAAGAAATTTCACTAACCAAATACCTGATCCAACAACTCATGTTATCCAAGGAACAACGCATGGCCGAATTGCGGGACTTTGTTCCAGATGCCAAGAGCGAGGATTGGGATATGGTACTGGCGGGCCAGCGTGTGCAGGTGATTAAGGACACGGCTCAAGGCGGCAAAGGAACCCTTCAATTCGGCACGGAGGTAGTTACTGCGGCGGATGGCTCGATTGCAGCATTGCTCGGAGCTTCACCGGGGGCTTCAACCGCTGTTCACGTGATGCTGGAGATTCTCCAGAAGTGCTTCCCGCAGCATATGGATGCCTGGGAACCAAAGATCAAGGAAATGGTTCCTTCCTATGGCGAATCACTGGTTGACAATCTTAGTCTTCTAAACCAAGTACATGCTTCAACCGCTCGGGTGCTTGGACTGACGGCTGAGAAATCAGTCGTTCGTATGTAA
- a CDS encoding WXG100 family type VII secretion target, giving the protein MSTIKVTPEQLHHVSNQVDQARQQLESIRGDLTRQIMFIQTMWMGATQERFFYEFEQSRPILDKALESMVNTSKELKDIATRFQDADAQLVSLGGATGAVGAAAIMTNSAGDSSSGDKGYRMARINMFGKWVWMPVNEDGDADQAALQAYEKDHGHLDVNRMEGVKVEPPGDDIFSLQIKAFQNGIHPYTGENVSDSYARTMVTALKFAQLFMAIQMVRGSFPGGKGPFRLPSSSPAVAKIKKNLEKTEVMAVKTQGEGTEGIKTGQRFTGSGMREYDKAAETEYESIRQVKMKDIEEVASNTGLRIDEIKTMKKHLFFGKHQVPQPGGKEFRMERFIADDEIAYAWKTAQKGELSVEQRAWFKQLAEHELAERKLMATGQKYRTLESWNQEKGTYDGFPPGAH; this is encoded by the coding sequence ATGAGTACAATCAAAGTTACCCCTGAACAACTACACCACGTATCGAATCAGGTGGATCAAGCCAGACAACAGTTGGAGAGTATACGTGGTGATCTGACGAGACAGATCATGTTCATTCAGACAATGTGGATGGGTGCGACGCAGGAGCGGTTTTTCTATGAGTTTGAGCAATCACGCCCTATACTGGATAAAGCGCTGGAGAGTATGGTGAATACATCCAAGGAATTGAAGGACATCGCTACGCGCTTCCAGGATGCAGATGCTCAGTTGGTAAGTCTGGGTGGTGCAACTGGAGCGGTCGGTGCCGCAGCAATCATGACCAATTCAGCAGGTGATTCAAGCTCGGGTGATAAGGGATATCGGATGGCACGAATCAATATGTTTGGAAAGTGGGTGTGGATGCCTGTCAACGAGGATGGTGATGCGGATCAGGCTGCCCTTCAGGCGTATGAGAAGGATCATGGACATCTGGATGTTAATCGCATGGAAGGTGTGAAGGTTGAACCACCTGGGGATGATATATTTTCACTACAGATCAAGGCATTCCAGAACGGAATACATCCCTATACAGGAGAAAATGTCTCTGACTCTTATGCTCGAACCATGGTTACCGCTCTAAAGTTTGCCCAACTGTTTATGGCGATTCAGATGGTTCGCGGGAGCTTTCCGGGAGGCAAGGGTCCATTTCGCTTACCATCATCTAGTCCAGCCGTGGCGAAAATTAAGAAGAATCTTGAGAAGACCGAAGTAATGGCAGTGAAGACCCAGGGAGAAGGAACAGAGGGAATAAAAACTGGCCAGAGATTTACTGGATCTGGAATGAGGGAATATGACAAAGCAGCAGAGACAGAGTATGAGTCGATAAGACAAGTGAAAATGAAAGATATCGAAGAAGTTGCTTCCAATACTGGATTGAGAATTGATGAAATAAAAACGATGAAAAAACATCTGTTTTTTGGTAAACATCAAGTTCCTCAACCCGGGGGTAAGGAGTTTAGAATGGAACGATTCATTGCTGATGATGAAATAGCATATGCATGGAAAACTGCCCAAAAGGGAGAGTTATCTGTAGAGCAAAGGGCATGGTTCAAGCAATTGGCAGAACATGAACTTGCTGAGCGTAAACTTATGGCGACAGGACAAAAATATCGGACACTGGAATCCTGGAATCAGGAAAAGGGTACATACGATGGATTTCCACCTGGTGCCCATTAG
- a CDS encoding DNA-binding protein has translation MRTSILKSLKPDIIVEMLDMAYAFENWSKVMERADMLYQCVQCIHEERQEHRTKGLPLPYIHTERPLIYYHGFSLQMRGMAHQKMGQVDQARACINRYAELAWIEELDETGMQVMQEFRHRAQVNRYALEIEAGHAEMLEEYVNILLEHPEECIAGLRTIVEAAVRYHWQIDQVLHMFASQVQDVAREMDSLNNGNMYHYCYRRALYEQCMGRQKKAVEFILQALRLADELEMNRYFKKCVALLESLRECATEEQVGRYRAFLEEIG, from the coding sequence TTGCGAACTTCTATCCTAAAATCACTCAAACCGGACATTATTGTTGAAATGTTGGACATGGCTTATGCTTTTGAAAATTGGAGCAAAGTGATGGAGAGGGCGGACATGTTGTACCAGTGTGTGCAGTGCATCCATGAAGAGCGACAGGAGCATCGAACCAAGGGGTTACCTTTACCCTACATTCATACCGAGCGTCCGTTGATCTATTATCACGGGTTCAGTCTCCAAATGCGGGGCATGGCTCACCAGAAGATGGGGCAGGTGGATCAAGCGCGGGCGTGTATCAACCGGTATGCAGAACTAGCATGGATAGAAGAGCTGGATGAGACGGGAATGCAGGTAATGCAGGAGTTTAGGCATCGAGCACAGGTGAATCGGTATGCGCTGGAGATTGAAGCAGGGCATGCAGAGATGCTGGAGGAGTATGTGAATATTCTGCTAGAGCATCCAGAGGAATGTATAGCAGGACTGAGAACGATTGTGGAGGCGGCGGTTCGGTATCATTGGCAGATTGATCAAGTTTTACATATGTTTGCGAGTCAGGTTCAGGATGTCGCCAGAGAAATGGATTCTTTAAACAACGGAAATATGTACCATTACTGTTATCGCCGGGCTTTATACGAACAATGCATGGGAAGGCAAAAGAAAGCGGTGGAGTTCATTTTGCAGGCACTCAGATTAGCAGATGAGCTTGAGATGAATCGGTATTTCAAAAAATGCGTGGCCCTATTGGAATCGTTGCGGGAATGTGCGACGGAGGAGCAGGTTGGGCGGTATCGGGCGTTTTTGGAGGAGATAGGGTAA
- a CDS encoding helix-turn-helix domain-containing protein, with protein MTKLRNSVGERIRAIRKAKGLTQQQLAELSGLDDAYIGSVERGERNFSIDTLEKIVGGLDISFSDLLLIYNDEDQQQDTVRRDATVEYISILSELDSEQIKTLRKILDTLKGAFD; from the coding sequence ATGACAAAATTAAGAAATTCGGTTGGGGAACGGATTAGAGCAATTCGTAAGGCGAAGGGTTTGACACAACAGCAACTTGCGGAACTTTCAGGATTAGATGACGCGTATATTGGATCGGTTGAGCGCGGAGAGCGGAATTTTTCAATTGATACGCTAGAGAAAATTGTTGGAGGTTTAGATATATCCTTCTCAGATTTACTCCTTATCTATAATGATGAAGATCAACAACAAGATACAGTTCGTCGTGATGCAACCGTTGAGTACATCAGTATACTTAGTGAACTTGACTCTGAACAGATTAAAACTCTAAGAAAAATTTTAGATACTTTGAAAGGAGCTTTTGATTAA
- a CDS encoding anti-phage deoxyguanosine triphosphatase, with protein MIQGKLNSNILYNKYDIQRIKELPVRSGHPARDDFERDYSRVVHSAAFRRLQSKTQVIGIGEGDFHRTRLTHSMEVAQIARGIVLSLNAKSKVLNREYKQIDSSLIEAAALAHDFGHPPFGHQGERALNEMMFKKDKSGFEGNAQTLRILTRLERGVGLNLTRATLLAILKYPIKFDEAVNENRYTDFSNFDPPKSNIYPEDSNIFDWLLLPFNKEERELYLNLKEKVDREHRQTCHKTFECSVIELADDIAYATHDLEDAMRLDFIKIEEVISILKKYSRIDGVEEVIRKFEKEAVGHISEKIKDATADLISIFIMNVKVSELDEIKHARLRYYAFHDDEIKNLIKAFKKLVYNNVIRLPRVQTIEWKGGHIIREMFTAFFDETKLLPIEDQELIQSGQNKARVVCDYIAGMTDSYALKMFSRLFEARESRLFDI; from the coding sequence ATGATCCAGGGGAAATTAAATTCGAATATTTTATATAATAAGTACGATATTCAAAGGATTAAAGAATTACCGGTACGCTCTGGTCATCCGGCTAGAGACGACTTTGAGAGAGATTATAGCAGGGTTGTTCATTCTGCTGCTTTTCGCAGACTTCAGTCAAAAACACAAGTTATAGGCATAGGTGAAGGTGATTTTCATCGTACACGCTTAACACATTCTATGGAAGTTGCCCAAATAGCAAGGGGAATTGTTTTATCCCTTAATGCAAAATCAAAGGTACTGAACAGGGAGTATAAGCAAATCGATTCTTCTTTAATAGAAGCTGCAGCCCTTGCACATGATTTTGGGCACCCTCCTTTTGGTCATCAAGGAGAACGAGCGTTAAATGAGATGATGTTTAAAAAAGACAAGTCTGGTTTCGAAGGGAATGCCCAAACACTCAGAATATTAACGCGGCTTGAAAGAGGGGTAGGTTTAAATTTAACACGCGCAACTTTATTGGCAATTTTGAAATATCCAATCAAATTTGATGAAGCAGTTAATGAAAACAGATATACCGATTTCTCAAATTTTGATCCGCCTAAGTCAAATATCTATCCTGAAGATAGTAATATATTTGATTGGCTATTGTTACCCTTTAATAAGGAGGAAAGGGAGCTATATCTTAACTTAAAAGAAAAAGTTGATAGAGAACATAGACAAACATGCCATAAGACATTTGAATGCTCAGTTATCGAGTTGGCAGATGATATAGCATATGCAACACATGATCTCGAAGATGCAATGAGATTGGATTTTATTAAAATAGAAGAAGTTATTTCAATATTGAAGAAATATAGTCGAATTGATGGGGTAGAGGAGGTTATTCGGAAATTTGAGAAGGAGGCTGTGGGACATATATCTGAGAAGATTAAAGATGCCACTGCTGACCTTATATCTATTTTTATTATGAATGTTAAAGTTAGTGAACTTGACGAGATAAAACATGCAAGATTGAGATATTACGCCTTTCATGATGACGAAATTAAAAATCTTATCAAGGCATTTAAAAAGTTAGTCTATAACAATGTTATAAGATTGCCAAGGGTACAAACTATTGAGTGGAAAGGTGGACACATAATAAGAGAAATGTTTACTGCCTTTTTCGATGAAACTAAATTGCTACCAATTGAGGATCAAGAACTCATTCAGAGTGGACAAAATAAGGCACGAGTAGTATGTGATTATATAGCAGGTATGACTGATTCATATGCATTAAAAATGTTTTCTAGATTATTTGAGGCGAGAGAGAGCAGGCTATTTGATATTTAA
- a CDS encoding restriction endonuclease produces MTQNVQPDYFKYAKEIGYSVAIEDFFYEDENSKKIDVKRLFMQTSPPSPIGLRSDITQIDPFWNSLWGYIRTSSWAFDGDRSDLNDLISIIVAITLRTTNNISSSLLTQEHPLTHLYGTDMSCEIHSRLISFERHNLMIFQLSEETELIVKKILHASFLSAYIMDNVFLYTNPHTPNFSSYREKAEKIAIYLDGGYDDNKHNFMARSKPFWGWFRSFESKISVFEFDLKVVNKLKSLFYDRYIPTKLDGVTKKIIITDGMGNAISLMKMEKGFELLEHLEGGAPQHEVIPIEDRFFIFGKQHVICIDDDCGEQSFKSEVNEIKLRNETERSVLFPTMEFIWNEKINGERFEKLVRDIFAADSNVRWVKRVGSGTQADGGRDLEVEMVFKKQILIDSNEPPYEMKKILVQCKAYQQNVNKNNVQDIRDTIDMHRADGYYLVVSSQITRQLHEYLKSLRDRGLLVDWWNREDIEDKLRVHPEISKRYPDIIKVV; encoded by the coding sequence ATGACCCAAAATGTACAACCAGATTACTTTAAGTATGCAAAAGAAATAGGATATAGTGTGGCGATAGAAGACTTTTTTTATGAAGATGAGAATAGTAAGAAGATTGATGTAAAAAGATTGTTCATGCAGACTTCTCCTCCATCACCTATCGGCCTAAGATCAGACATAACTCAAATTGATCCTTTTTGGAATTCATTATGGGGCTATATACGTACAAGTTCGTGGGCATTTGATGGCGATAGGTCAGATTTGAATGATCTAATTTCCATTATTGTCGCAATAACGCTTAGAACCACAAATAATATTTCTTCATCATTATTAACTCAAGAACATCCTTTAACTCATTTATATGGAACTGATATGTCATGTGAAATTCATTCCAGATTAATTTCGTTTGAGCGACATAATCTAATGATTTTTCAGTTATCAGAAGAAACAGAATTAATTGTAAAAAAAATTCTTCATGCATCATTTTTGTCTGCTTACATAATGGACAATGTTTTCCTATACACAAATCCACATACTCCTAATTTTTCATCATATAGAGAAAAAGCGGAAAAGATAGCAATTTATCTTGATGGAGGCTACGACGACAACAAACATAACTTCATGGCTAGAAGTAAACCATTTTGGGGATGGTTTAGAAGTTTCGAATCTAAGATTAGTGTATTTGAATTTGATCTGAAAGTAGTTAATAAACTTAAGTCTTTATTTTACGATAGATACATTCCCACTAAACTTGATGGAGTTACTAAAAAAATTATTATAACTGACGGTATGGGAAATGCCATAAGTTTAATGAAGATGGAGAAAGGATTTGAGTTATTAGAGCATTTGGAGGGAGGGGCTCCACAACATGAAGTTATTCCAATTGAGGATAGATTTTTTATTTTTGGAAAGCAACATGTAATATGTATTGATGATGATTGTGGTGAACAGTCTTTTAAAAGTGAAGTTAACGAGATAAAACTAAGGAATGAAACAGAACGTTCTGTATTATTCCCCACAATGGAATTTATATGGAATGAAAAAATTAATGGTGAAAGATTCGAGAAGCTAGTAAGAGATATTTTTGCAGCGGATTCAAACGTTAGGTGGGTTAAAAGAGTAGGAAGTGGTACACAAGCTGATGGTGGAAGAGATTTAGAGGTGGAAATGGTATTCAAAAAGCAAATACTTATTGATTCAAATGAACCGCCATACGAAATGAAAAAGATTCTGGTTCAGTGTAAAGCGTATCAACAAAATGTGAATAAGAATAATGTTCAAGATATAAGAGACACAATCGATATGCATAGAGCAGATGGTTATTATTTAGTTGTATCAAGTCAAATAACAAGGCAACTACATGAATATTTAAAAAGTTTACGTGATAGAGGTTTACTAGTAGATTGGTGGAATAGGGAAGATATTGAAGATAAACTGAGAGTACATCCTGAAATATCTAAGAGATACCCTGATATAATTAAAGTAGTATAA